A region from the Macaca mulatta isolate MMU2019108-1 chromosome 13, T2T-MMU8v2.0, whole genome shotgun sequence genome encodes:
- the ADI1 gene encoding acireductone dioxygenase, with amino-acid sequence MVQAWYMDDAPGDPRQPHRPDPDRPVGLEQLRRLGVLYWKLDADKYENDPELEKIRRERNYSWMDIITICKDKLPNYEEKIKMFYEEHLHLDDEIRYILDGSGYFDVRDKEDKWIRIFMEKGDMITLPAGIYHRFTVDEKNYAKAMRLFVGEPVWTAYNRPADHFEARGQYMKFLAQTA; translated from the exons ATGGTGCAGGCCTGGTACATGGACGACGCCCCGGGCGACCCGCGGCAACCCCACCGCCCCGACCCCGACCGCCCGGTGGGCCTGGAACAGCTCCGGCGGCTGGGGGTGCTCTACTGGAAG CTGGATGCTGACAAATATGAGAATGATCCAGAATTAGAAAAGATCCGAAGAGAGAGGAACTACTCCTGGATGGACATCATAACCATATGCAAAGATAAACTACCAAATTATGAAGAAAAG ATTAAGATGTTTTACGAGGAGCATTTGCACTTGGACGATGAGATCCGCTACATCCTGGACGGCAGCGGGTACTTCGACGTGAGGGACAAGGAGGACAAGTGGATCCGGATCTTCATGGAGAAGGGAGACATGATAACGCTCCCCGCAGGGATCTATCACCGCTTCACCGTGGACGAAAAG AACTACGCGAAGGCCATGCGGCTGTTTGTGGGAGAACCGGTGTGGACAGCGTACAACCGGCCCGCTGACCATTTCGAAGCCCGCGGGCAGTACATGAAATTTCTGGCACAGACAGCCTAG